TCCCAGAGATGTTCTATACTCAAGTCAACATAACTCATAACGACCAGCCTGTGTTGGGTGTAGTGCATTTACAGAGATGCGCATTAAGTCATTTTCACAAATTGCTCTCCCAGAGTGCAAATGGAGAGCCCTTATGCTAATTGTACGTGTGTATGGTGTTATTATTTTAAAAAGGCCCAGTGCTGTCAAAATAGATGTTCCTGTTTTATGTTGTTGAAACTAGcaaacactgtaaaagtgtgaaaaaTGTGTGTGGGGACCTATAAAATGTGTGTGGGGACCTATAAAATGTGTTTTGAGTGAACACTTGTTCCACTGTAATAATCagtccgtggcctccaactgctcttaaacgctagtaagaccaaatgcatgcttttcaaccggtcgctgcctgcacctgcatgcccgactagcatcaccaccctggatggttccgacctagaatatgtggacgtctataagtacctaggtgtctggctagaccgcaaactctccttccagactcatatcaaacatctccaatcgaaaatcaaatcaagagtcggctttctattccgcaacaaagcctccttcactcaagccgccaagcttaccctagtaaaactgactatcctaccgatcctcgacttcggcgatgtcatctacaaaatggcttccaacactctactcagcaaactggatgcagtctatcacagtgccatccgttttgtcactaaagcaccttatactacccaccactgcgacttgtatgctctagtcggctggccctcgctacatattcgtcgccagacccactggctccaggtcatctacaagtctatgctaggtaaagctccgccttatctcagctcactggtcacgatggcaacacccatccgtagcacgcgctccagcaggtgtatctcactgatcatccctaaagccaacacctcatttggccgcctttcgttccagtactctgctgcctgtgactggaacgaattgcaaaaatcgctgaagttggagacttttatctccctcaccaacttcaaacatcagctatctgagcagctaaccgatcgctgcagctgtacatagtctattggtaaatagcccacccttttcacctacctcatccccgtactgtttctatttatttacttttctgctcttctgcacaccaatatctctacctgtacatgaccatctgatcttttatcactccagtgttaatctgcaaaattgtaattatttgcctacctcctcatgccttttgcacacattgtatatagacccccccttcgttttctactgtgttattgacttgttaattgtttactccatgtgtaactctttgttgtatgctcacactgctatgctttatcttggccaggtcgcagttgcaaatgagaacttgttctcaactagcctacctggttaaataaaggtgaaataaaaataaataaagtcaaATGTCCCACAATAAACATTCAATCTCGATTGTTTCTTACGTAGGCTATACTCAGAATGAATTTCCCTCTGGTGTCCAAAGAGTACTCCTTCTTGCCGCTTTCAACCCCAAAGATGTTGACCTTTCCAAGATGGCTTCCTGTGGCAATGTATTTGGAGTCTGGCGAGAAGGCTACTGTCCATGCATCAACTGGAATGAGACAAAATACCCTTCATTACATTGCTGAATACAGAAAACCAGAGAGAAAACATAAGGGTGACATTGAAGCCCACAGAAGTAAAAGCCAGGACACTTCTGCGCTACTGTTTCTCCTTAAGCTGTTCTATTGGAACGACAAGAGAAACAGAATAAAGGTGTAATCCTGGGTGACCCTTGAGGGTACTGTACAGTGTGAACagcacttaagtaaaaaatactttaaggtactacttaagtagttttttggggtatctgtactgtattatttacattttggaaaacttttacttcaccacattcctaaagaaaagaaacattttctctgacacccaaaagtactcgttacattttaaatgcttagcaggacagaaaaatggtccaattcacgcacttaagagaccatccctggttatccctactgcctgatctggcggactcactaaacagacgtTTTGTTttggaaaggggatacctagtcagttgtacaactgaatgcgttcaactgaaatgtgtcgaccgcatttaacccaacctctcaATCAGAGAGAGGAGCGGAGGGCTGCCACCACTGGTGAACAGTCACAATGTTAGTCAGCTCAGCAGGCTTTATAACCAATGTATTGAGTTATAACTCCTATGGCTCTGGCCTGAACTACAATTAGTCAACAACTAAACAAATCATACACAACTGCAGAGGGGAATATGTCTTGTGTCAATAGCTTTGGCTGCAAGTTCGTCGGTCGTGGTCACTCAGTTGAGCCATGTGAGCCTTGTACAGGGTGGCAGCTTGACAAAACCTGACCCAACGAACCACATTTGAGCATAGTACTTCATCTTCAATGTTGaagatcagggttggggtcaatcccaaaacatgaaaaaaataactGAATGGGCTTTTTCAATTCATGGAGTTTACATTAATTTCCTGAATGAAAATCGCATTGTCCCCAGCCTTTGCTGCTACACATGCCCTCGCCGGACATAATGTGGCTGAAAAGCCACCAGACAATGTCCTACCTGGGCCCGCATCCATGGACTTGATCTGCTTGCCGAACTCAAGGTCCCAGAGGCGTATGTGGGCATCCAGCGAGCTGGAGGCTGCTATGGCTCCGTTGGGACTGACGTCCACTGAGACTATACCCAACTGGTGGCCCTCCAGGGTCCACTGCAGCTCCAGCTTTTCATCTGACCTGAGTggcaagagagagaacagagcagtcaacttagtgtaaacCCACCGTACTGGCTCAATTCAATTGGATTCAAAATATGCAGTGTATTACCATTTCCAGACTTTCACCATGTCATCCAGAGAGCCAGTGACTATTGTTTCCAATCCATCCCGCTCACTTTTACCCCACGCAGCAGTCCAGATGGCATCGTCGTGGGCTGTGGGCAAACACACATATTAGACACACCAAAAATGGAATTACAAGGTGCCAAATGACATTCCGTTTGAAGGAAAATATGAATATCAATATGTAATGAGTCTGTAACAATATTGAGGATGAGTTAACTCACCATGTTCTTGCTTGAACAGAATACTGTACTGGAAAGAAAATAAATTGTTATTGAATCACACACAGGTAGCTTTCACAACTCATTATGTGATCACCTTACATGGCTTCCCCCTACCTGAAACAGAATCTGGGTTTACAGGAGACATTGAATATGGCAATTATTTTAAGCCCAGGCAGCTGCCATTCACCAGCTTAAAAATTCACTCAGTACTTAGCGAAACTCCATTATTTTGTAATAGGAAAGGTCTGATTTtatccagagaggaagaggcaaagccaAAATAAGCCCAATGAGTTTCTATAGCCTTCACGCTTTTGGGACAACAACTCATTGTTATGGCGGAGACATGAATTCCACTAACGTACATACAGCTGATAACTATGCTCATGGAAATGCAAATACTTTGCTAATGAACGGCCGCTCTTTCGAAATAATTGCAATGTACATATTTATGCGTGTATGTCTTTGCTGTCTCTCCGTTTAAAAGGCTTGATTCATCTACGGGGAGTAATTCAACAGAAAGTCGAGAACGGATCTTCCACAGGAAGTGTTCGTTAGAATCGATTTTTCAACGTGGTTCTCCATCGAGTTGACCAGACTAAAGTACTTAcacagctgcagactgaatgttCCTGTGTAGTCTTAATCTTCTGAGTTTCTAACCATTTCAACGTGCAGCCACATTTTTCTGGTCTCATAAAGTCTCATGACGTCCGGTTCCACACCGTCAGCCTGCTTGGTCTCTAGTCTTGTAGTTTTCTTAACCATTTGTAACGTATTCAGCTGCACATAACTGGTCTATAGAGTTCTTCAGCAGGTCCTTTGAAAcacttggaggggggggggggaaggccGTTCCATTATGTTTGGCAGAATGTTTGTGCTCGCATGGGCGTAGTTAATGACTGGATAAACTTTACATGAAAAAACAttttctcatttagaaggctaagaTCACATTTCACCTCACAAATAGTTTAATCCTACAAGTTCCACAACAGTTGGATGTAAACCCGATAACTGGGAAatatacacattcagagataCATTTATGTTGTTATACCgtccttaacttcttatggtataggtgacgcttgcgtcccacttggccataagccagggaaaatgcagcgctgcaaattcaaataaaatgatataaaaatctaactttcattaaatcacacatgtaagatactacaTTAAAGCTACACtagttgtgaatccagccaacatgtcagattttaaaaaggcttttcgggggaaagcataagaagctattatctgatgatagcacaacagtaaacaaagagggtagcatatttcaaccctgcaggcgatacacaaaacacagaaataaaatataaaacatgcctttgacgagcttcttttgttggcactccaatatgtcccataaacatcacaattggtccttttgttccattaattccatccatatatatccaaaatgtcaatttatttggcgtgtttgatccagaagaAAATAGCTTCcaaattgcgcaacgtcactaccaAATACTTCAAAAGTTGCccgtaaactttgccaaaacctttcaaactacttttgtaatacaactttaggtatttttaaatgttaataaatcgatcaaattgaagacgggtctatctgtgttcaatacaggaagacaacaaaccaagctacttttcaagtcttgcacaactctcaacagtgttacgcagttcctagatggccgtacttcttcattgcacaaatgaataacctcaaccaaattccaaagactggtgacatccagtggaagcggtaggaactgaaaacaagttcctaagaacggttagtcctctgggttttgcctgctacataacttttgttatactcagacatgattcaaacagttttagaaacttcagagtgttttctatccaaatctactaataatatgcatatcttatattcttggcatggaAGTTGAAATTGGTTGAAATTGGGCACggtatttatccaaaagtgaaaatgctgccccctataccttaagaagttaatgaGATCCCAAAACAACAACCGAGCTGACAATTGTTCTTTAAGTACCCACGGACCCTTCCAACTGTTCGGATTacagaaatatattttgatgttacCGTACTGCAACTCTCACTCTGTTGTAACAAAGGGATTTTTTACTTAAATTTCtgcagagtgggagagagtgtTTTCAGTATTTACAACAGTCATGAAACGGCCAAattcacccctctccccctctgcgggagagagagagggcgctgtAGAGCGGAACCACTGTAACCCGAATCTTCAGatcttcacaggagagtcatgacacttgttaaaagttattttgtggaatttctttccttcttaatgcgtttgagccaatcagttgtgttgtgacatggtaggggtagtatacagaagatgtatggatttggtattttaccaaatagggcttatcgcaagaatagctcaaataggcaaagagaaacaacagtccatcactactttaagacatgaaggtcagacaaTCCGGAAAATTAAGAACTTCAAAACTTTTTGAGTAggcaacatttctgggatcttttatttctgctcatgaaaccaacatttcacatgttgtgttcatatttttgttcagtgtagcttcTTCCGGTTTGATGCAGTCCAAGACAGGCACTACGTAATCATATTTTATGGTGAATAACATAGCTATGtcagctattagtctactatagcgCAAGTCGGCTTGTTTGGTTACCATTTCGCCCTCCCTGCTCCCTAAGTCACGCGCTCACAGTAGGGCCAATCCCCATCTGCTAGAGctgcacctctctccctcctctcacgcTTTAACAGCTCTGGTTAATAAAAAGTAGCTTAAAATTACTTTTCAGCAGCTTCCCTTACTTGGATCGGATCAGACCAAGTCTAGATCTGACCAGGTCAATATGTAACGAGACTCGTTGTATTCGGGTCCACTCGGAATGGGTCtctatatttaaaaacaaatatttagGCATATCAGGTCCGAGTGGGAATGCCCCGGGTTAATTTCAGAACAGATCCAAAACTCTTATCCTCAGCATCATGCAGACGGAGATAACATTCCAATTAGTCAATGGGTATCGTTGGAATGCAAGCCGCATATCCTGAGTGCCCGATGATGTAGAATTTGAAACTTATCACCACACAGCCCCAATACCCCGACAGTCATACAGGAAGGATACTGGCCTTGTCGCTGCATCTATCCTAGAATTGTGAGTCTATCCCAAAATTGTGCAGCTACCTGGACAGCTAACTTCCATTAAATGGTAttatggcagccatattggattTTGGACACCATATTGGATTTAAGGCTAAATCCATGATGGTCCTAAAGAGAATCTGTGGCAAGTTACCTTGGACACACATTCTGATGTCAGAGCCCACTGTGGCTAGATTATACTAGCCACAACAATAAAAACCTGTAACTGTATGCATCTTTGTCAGATAGGATGATACAGCACTGAATGAGAGCAAATTTGACTTGGAAAGTTGTCTATTATATTATCTACCAAAAAGTAAAGCTTACTTTCATAAATATTCAATGACTTTTGCAGTACAATATTTTTACACAATCATCCATTTCATAAATGGGCGACATTAGGGATGTGAAAAAACATGGATGTGTTTTGTTCTACCTCGGGTAGGGAGGGGTATCTCACTAGCATATGTTGACACTATTAAACTTGAAATGCTGGTGAATGGCTGCTTCATGGCTTAAAATGAGAACCGCCATATTCAACGTCTTCTGTAAATCCAGATTTTGGTTCACCCCAAAACAGAGACTTACTGAGAGAATGAATGTCTGAAACAGACACACTCACGTTGATTCCAGCACGCCTGTATGTTTCTTACTCGCAAGATTAGCCAATCAgctaactgttagctagctacctaaaacAACAGAACATTACAGACCTAGGAAGTATCGTTAGCTAACTTAGCATGTTACTAACCATGgctttggctaacgttagctaattatTTCACTTACTTGAGTGCTCATGGTTGTTCGTTAAATCTTGCAAGTAGTTTTACGTCCTGAAAGTCAAATAAttcacataacgttagctaagtaaagttagctagctaaatagctaTTTCTCTACCTGgtaaagctagctaacgttatagctACTCCAGAAATGcagaaaaaaatataataaactAGAACACCTGGATATTGCTGAATGATGCATATTAATTAGTGATGTTACGTTTGATACTGGAGCACCAAGGCAAGCGTCGAAATCGCGAAGCAGCCAACTTCGAAGCGCTGTTCTTCTTCTTCGGTGGGGTTTATCGGCGGTTGGTATCCAAcgttatggtgcattaccgccacgtactgtactggagtgtgggaAAGAGTCAGGGAGAAAGTAAATCTTACCTGCCAGCCCCGATActcttaaaaaacaa
This DNA window, taken from Oncorhynchus kisutch isolate 150728-3 linkage group LG22, Okis_V2, whole genome shotgun sequence, encodes the following:
- the skic8 gene encoding superkiller complex protein 8, with product MSTQYSILFKQEHAHDDAIWTAAWGKSERDGLETIVTGSLDDMVKVWKWSDEKLELQWTLEGHQLGIVSVDVSPNGAIAASSSLDAHIRLWDLEFGKQIKSMDAGPVDAWTVAFSPDSKYIATGSHLGKVNIFGVESGKKEYSLDTRGKFILSIAYSPDGKYLASGAIDGIINIFDIATGKLLHTLEGHAMPIRSLTFSPDSQLLVTASDDGYIKIYDVQHAKLAGTLSGHASWVLNVAFSPDDTHFVSSSSDKSVKVWDASSRACVNTFFDHQDQVWSVKYNGTGSKIVSVGDDRAIHIYDCPM